The Anabas testudineus chromosome 14, fAnaTes1.2, whole genome shotgun sequence genome includes a region encoding these proteins:
- the LOC113169401 gene encoding unconventional myosin-XIX isoform X2, with product MSSADDRGNVNGRAGRRNGGTTVKEFIQKVQSCQPSLNDSLEGEIQAFLFKEDLLHTYDDLTKVNPVTPTTVLKCLQARYNVRVFYTHAGCTLVALNPFQPIPDLYSLDVMKEYHCAPQPQEFKPHIFIVAEEAYRNVQSQLAPVNQSLVVSGESGAGKTWTSRCLMKYYATVAASSSLVKSQDTVERIERRVLDSNPIMEAFGNACTLRNNNSSRFGKYIQLQLDRFQLLVGASVQTYLLEKTRVACQPANERNFHIFYQMMKGATEEQRKEWKMPHEQHFMWLPNAEKTIEEDCFHETLKAMIHLGINTERQRQIFQVLAGILQLGNVNFSSLTDESKPCDLEEQSKDFLQRAAELLCVPADELHTCLRVMTLKAGKQSVLKPCTQAECSMRRDCLAKVIYAQ from the exons ATGAGTTCAGCCGACGACCGAGGGAACGTTAACGGTAGAGCAGGACGCAGAAATGGAGGGACCACG GTGAAAGAATTCATCCAGAAAGTCCAGTCTTGTCAACCATCCCTAAATGATTCACTGGAGGGAGAAATTCAGGCTTTCCTCTTTAAAGAAGACCTGCTCCACACTTATGATGACCTCACCAAAGTCAACCCTGTGACTCCTACAACAG TGCTGAAATGCCTGCAAGCCAGGTACAATGTGAGGGTGTTTTATACCCATGCTGGCTGCACCTTGGTGGCTCTTAACCCCTTCCAGCCAATACCTGACCTCTATTCTCTGGATGTGATGAAAGAATATCACTGTGCCCCTCAGCCACAG GAGTTCAAGCCACATATCTTTATTGTGGCAGAAGAAGCCTACAGAAATGTCCAGAGTCAGCTGGCGCCTGTGAACCAGTCCTTAGTGGTCAGTGGTGAGAGCGGTGCAGGAAAG ACATGGACATCTCGTTGCCTGATGAAATACTATGCCACTGTTGCGGCCTCCTCCTCACTGGTGAAGAGTCAGGACACAGTGGAGAGGATAGAGAGGAGGGTGCTGGACTCCAACCCTATCATGGAAGCTTTTG GAAACGCCTGTACACTAcggaacaacaacagcagccgCTTTGGAAAGTACATCCAACTCCAGCTGGACAG GTTTCAGCTGTTAGTGGGGGCGTCTGTGCAAACATATTTGCTGGAGAAGACCAGGGTGGCCTGCCAACCTGCTAATGAAAGAAACTTCCACATCTTTTACCAG ATGATGAAAGGGgccacagaggagcagagaaaagagTGGAAGATGCCGCATGAACAACATTTTATGTGGCTGCcaaatgcagaaaaaacaatTGAGG AGGATTGTTTTCATGAGACTCTTAAAGCAATGATTCATCTGGGCATTAACACAGAAAGGCAGAGACAAATATTCCAG GTATTAGCAGGAATTCTGCAGCTGGGCAATGTAAATTTCTCCTCTTTGACAGATGAATCAAAACCCTGTGACTTAGAAGAACAGTCTAAAG ACTTTTTGCAGAGGGCTGCTGAGCTACTATGTGTCCCTGCTGATGAGCTCCACACATGTTTAAGAGTGATGACTTTAAAGGCTGGAAAGCAGAGTGTGCTGAAGCCCTGTACCCAGGCTGAGTGCAGCATGAGGAGAGACTGTTTGGCCAAGGTCATCTATGCCCAGTAA